In one window of Arachis ipaensis cultivar K30076 chromosome B06, Araip1.1, whole genome shotgun sequence DNA:
- the LOC107645243 gene encoding magnesium transporter MRS2-I isoform X1: MELQLKKTALSRSWILLDKDGTGTILDVDKYAIMRMVEIHARDLRILDPLLSYPSAILGREKVIVLNLEHIKAIITAQEVLLRDPMDDDILPIVEEFRRRLPKSTGDEEPSAQDREGGGEGQDNEFPFEFRALEVALEAICSFLDARTIELETAAYPALDELTSQISSRNLDRVRKLKSAMTRLTNRVQKIRDELENLLDDDDDMADLYLSKKLANLSSPASSFGAPNWLLSSPNPDSKIHRSSKASTATSVQVENDVEDLEMLLEAYFTQIDGTLNKLNTLREYIDDTEDYINIQLDSHRNQLIQLELFLSSGTVCLSIYSLVGAIFGMNIPYTWKDGHGYMFKWVVMLGGMVSASLFLSIVTYARRKGLVGS, from the exons aTGGAGCTGCAATTGAAGAAAACCGCCCTTTCAAGAAGCTGGATTTTGCTCGACAAGGATGGCACAGGCACCATACTGGATGTGGACAAGTATGCTATCATGCGCATGGTTGAGATTCACGCTAGGGACCTTCGAATTCTCGACCCTCTCCTCTCATATCCTTCAGCCATTCTCGGCAGAGAGAAAGTCATTGTTCTCAATTTAGAG CACATAAAGGCGATTATCACTGCACAAGAG GTGCTTCTTAGGGATCCAATGGACGATGATATTCTGCCGATTGTTGAAGAATTTCGAAGGCGGTTACCCAAATCAACCGGGGATGAAGAACCATCTGCTCAAGACCGTGAAGGAGGTGGAGAAGGGCAAGATAACG AATTTCCGTTTGAGTTCCGAGCATTGGAAGTTGCATTGGAAGCAATTTGCAGTTTCCTTGATGCAAGAACAATCGAGTTAGAGACTGCTGCTTATCCAGCTTTGGATGAACTCACATCTCAG ATTAGCAGTCGTAATTTGGATAGAGTGCGGAAACTGAAGAGTGCAATGACAAGGTTGACTAATCGAGTTCagaag ATAAGAGATGAACTAGAAAACctacttgatgatgatgatgacatgGCTGATCTTTACTTATCAAAAAAGTTGGCTAATTTATCTTCTCCTGCAAGTAGTTTTGGTGCTCCAAACTGGCTTCTTAGCTCTCCAAATCCAGATTCAAAGATTCACAGATCAAGCAAAGCGAGTACAGCAACCTCAGTTCAAGTGGAGAATGATGTTGAGGATCTTGAAATGTTACTTGAG GCATATTTCACCCAAATCGACGGCACATTGAATAAATTGAACACA TTGCGTGAATATATTGATGACACAGAAGATTATATCAACATACAG CTTGACAGTCACAGAAATCAACTGATTCAG CTAGAGTTGTTCCTTAGCTCGGGGACTGTGTGTCTGTCCATATATTCATTGGTAGGAGCAATATTTGGTATGAACATTCCATATACATGGAAAGATGGTCACGGATACATGTTTAAATGG GTGGTGATGCTTGGGGGAATGGTTAGTGCATCTTTGTTTTTAAGCATAGTAACTTATGCCCGACGCAAAGGACTTGTGGGGTCTTGA
- the LOC107645243 gene encoding magnesium transporter MRS2-I isoform X3 codes for MELQLKKTALSRSWILLDKDGTGTILDVDKYAIMRMVEIHARDLRILDPLLSYPSAILGREKVIVLNLEHIKAIITAQEVLLRDPMDDDILPIVEEFRRRLPKSTGDEEPSAQDREGGGEGQDNEFPFEFRALEVALEAICSFLDARTIELETAAYPALDELTSQISSRNLDRVRKLKSAMTRLTNRVQKIRDELENLLDDDDDMADLYLSKKLANLSSPASSFGAPNWLLSSPNPDSKIHRSSKASTATSVQVENDVEDLEMLLEAYFTQIDGTLNKLNTLREYIDDTEDYINIQLDSHRNQLIQVVMLGGMVSASLFLSIVTYARRKGLVGS; via the exons aTGGAGCTGCAATTGAAGAAAACCGCCCTTTCAAGAAGCTGGATTTTGCTCGACAAGGATGGCACAGGCACCATACTGGATGTGGACAAGTATGCTATCATGCGCATGGTTGAGATTCACGCTAGGGACCTTCGAATTCTCGACCCTCTCCTCTCATATCCTTCAGCCATTCTCGGCAGAGAGAAAGTCATTGTTCTCAATTTAGAG CACATAAAGGCGATTATCACTGCACAAGAG GTGCTTCTTAGGGATCCAATGGACGATGATATTCTGCCGATTGTTGAAGAATTTCGAAGGCGGTTACCCAAATCAACCGGGGATGAAGAACCATCTGCTCAAGACCGTGAAGGAGGTGGAGAAGGGCAAGATAACG AATTTCCGTTTGAGTTCCGAGCATTGGAAGTTGCATTGGAAGCAATTTGCAGTTTCCTTGATGCAAGAACAATCGAGTTAGAGACTGCTGCTTATCCAGCTTTGGATGAACTCACATCTCAG ATTAGCAGTCGTAATTTGGATAGAGTGCGGAAACTGAAGAGTGCAATGACAAGGTTGACTAATCGAGTTCagaag ATAAGAGATGAACTAGAAAACctacttgatgatgatgatgacatgGCTGATCTTTACTTATCAAAAAAGTTGGCTAATTTATCTTCTCCTGCAAGTAGTTTTGGTGCTCCAAACTGGCTTCTTAGCTCTCCAAATCCAGATTCAAAGATTCACAGATCAAGCAAAGCGAGTACAGCAACCTCAGTTCAAGTGGAGAATGATGTTGAGGATCTTGAAATGTTACTTGAG GCATATTTCACCCAAATCGACGGCACATTGAATAAATTGAACACA TTGCGTGAATATATTGATGACACAGAAGATTATATCAACATACAG CTTGACAGTCACAGAAATCAACTGATTCAG GTGGTGATGCTTGGGGGAATGGTTAGTGCATCTTTGTTTTTAAGCATAGTAACTTATGCCCGACGCAAAGGACTTGTGGGGTCTTGA
- the LOC107645243 gene encoding magnesium transporter MRS2-I isoform X2: MELQLKKTALSRSWILLDKDGTGTILDVDKYAIMRMVEIHARDLRILDPLLSYPSAILGREKVIVLNLEHIKAIITAQEVLLRDPMDDDILPIVEEFRRRLPKSTGDEEPSAQDREGEFPFEFRALEVALEAICSFLDARTIELETAAYPALDELTSQISSRNLDRVRKLKSAMTRLTNRVQKIRDELENLLDDDDDMADLYLSKKLANLSSPASSFGAPNWLLSSPNPDSKIHRSSKASTATSVQVENDVEDLEMLLEAYFTQIDGTLNKLNTLREYIDDTEDYINIQLDSHRNQLIQLELFLSSGTVCLSIYSLVGAIFGMNIPYTWKDGHGYMFKWVVMLGGMVSASLFLSIVTYARRKGLVGS; encoded by the exons aTGGAGCTGCAATTGAAGAAAACCGCCCTTTCAAGAAGCTGGATTTTGCTCGACAAGGATGGCACAGGCACCATACTGGATGTGGACAAGTATGCTATCATGCGCATGGTTGAGATTCACGCTAGGGACCTTCGAATTCTCGACCCTCTCCTCTCATATCCTTCAGCCATTCTCGGCAGAGAGAAAGTCATTGTTCTCAATTTAGAG CACATAAAGGCGATTATCACTGCACAAGAG GTGCTTCTTAGGGATCCAATGGACGATGATATTCTGCCGATTGTTGAAGAATTTCGAAGGCGGTTACCCAAATCAACCGGGGATGAAGAACCATCTGCTCAAGACCGTGAAGGAG AATTTCCGTTTGAGTTCCGAGCATTGGAAGTTGCATTGGAAGCAATTTGCAGTTTCCTTGATGCAAGAACAATCGAGTTAGAGACTGCTGCTTATCCAGCTTTGGATGAACTCACATCTCAG ATTAGCAGTCGTAATTTGGATAGAGTGCGGAAACTGAAGAGTGCAATGACAAGGTTGACTAATCGAGTTCagaag ATAAGAGATGAACTAGAAAACctacttgatgatgatgatgacatgGCTGATCTTTACTTATCAAAAAAGTTGGCTAATTTATCTTCTCCTGCAAGTAGTTTTGGTGCTCCAAACTGGCTTCTTAGCTCTCCAAATCCAGATTCAAAGATTCACAGATCAAGCAAAGCGAGTACAGCAACCTCAGTTCAAGTGGAGAATGATGTTGAGGATCTTGAAATGTTACTTGAG GCATATTTCACCCAAATCGACGGCACATTGAATAAATTGAACACA TTGCGTGAATATATTGATGACACAGAAGATTATATCAACATACAG CTTGACAGTCACAGAAATCAACTGATTCAG CTAGAGTTGTTCCTTAGCTCGGGGACTGTGTGTCTGTCCATATATTCATTGGTAGGAGCAATATTTGGTATGAACATTCCATATACATGGAAAGATGGTCACGGATACATGTTTAAATGG GTGGTGATGCTTGGGGGAATGGTTAGTGCATCTTTGTTTTTAAGCATAGTAACTTATGCCCGACGCAAAGGACTTGTGGGGTCTTGA